The following nucleotide sequence is from Egibacteraceae bacterium.
CGACTACACGACCGACGACGTCACGCGCAGCAGCCAGCGCTATGACTTGGTGTTCGACGTGGTGGGCAACCATCCGTTCTCGGCGTACCGGCCGGTGCTCACCGACGACGGCGCGTACGTGTTGGTCGGCCATGACCAGTTTGGGGCGCAGGGTCGGCGCTGGCTCGGCAGCATCCCGAGGATGTTCGGGTTGATGGCCCGGTCGACGGTGGAGCGGCGGCTGCCGCGACCGTCGTTCAAGATGCCCGACCGCACCGAGTCGATGGCGCGCCTGCGCGACCTGCTGGAGGACGGCGCGCTGACGCCCGTCGTCGCGCGTGCCTTCCCCCTTGAGCAGGTGCCCGACGCCCTCGAGTTTCTCGCCTCCGGGCAGGCGGTTGGCCGGATCGTCGTCGTGCCGTAGGGCATCAACGCCCACGCTCAAACCGCGACCGGGCCCTCGACAGGCTACTGAGAGTGGCGGCAAGCGTGTCCGATCGCCTTCCGGACTA
It contains:
- a CDS encoding zinc-binding dehydrogenase — encoded protein: GAGGGVGAIAVQLARSWGAHVTAVDHTRKLDLLRTLGADRVVDYTTDDVTRSSQRYDLVFDVVGNHPFSAYRPVLTDDGAYVLVGHDQFGAQGRRWLGSIPRMFGLMARSTVERRLPRPSFKMPDRTESMARLRDLLEDGALTPVVARAFPLEQVPDALEFLASGQAVGRIVVVP